A window from Ignavibacteriota bacterium encodes these proteins:
- a CDS encoding patatin-like phospholipase family protein → MKKIGITFGSGGARGLAHILMIQAFEELGIKPSIISGSSIGAIVGAAYSSGLTSHEMYDIVFDILRHKNSRFWEIHKKSDITKMFNLIDPGISIGGMLKGDKFVNIISNAIKINNFKDLKIPLKIVATDYWEKKQVILRRGELIPAVRASYSLPGLFAPVNFGEKLLIDGGMVNPLPYDLIKDKCDITIAIDVSANKIKTGNYSPPAWEILFSAFQIMQNSIVTEKLKQSQPDILIKIDIQNVRVHEFYKAENIFQQAIPYKDELKFKIEKLLNQSKNI, encoded by the coding sequence ATGAAAAAAATTGGAATAACGTTTGGTTCCGGCGGAGCACGAGGTTTAGCACATATCTTAATGATTCAAGCATTTGAGGAATTGGGAATTAAACCCTCAATTATTTCTGGATCAAGTATTGGAGCAATTGTCGGAGCAGCTTATTCTTCTGGTTTAACTTCTCACGAAATGTACGATATTGTTTTTGATATTCTTCGTCACAAAAACAGCAGATTTTGGGAAATCCATAAAAAATCTGATATTACCAAAATGTTTAACCTGATTGATCCCGGCATTTCAATTGGCGGAATGTTAAAAGGCGATAAATTTGTTAATATAATTTCTAATGCAATAAAAATTAATAATTTCAAAGATTTAAAAATTCCGTTAAAAATTGTTGCGACTGATTACTGGGAAAAGAAACAAGTTATTTTACGAAGAGGTGAATTAATTCCCGCTGTGCGTGCAAGTTATTCATTACCCGGATTATTTGCTCCGGTTAATTTTGGTGAGAAATTATTAATTGATGGCGGAATGGTAAATCCGCTGCCATATGATTTAATAAAAGATAAATGCGATATAACAATCGCAATTGATGTTTCAGCAAATAAAATAAAAACCGGAAATTACTCCCCGCCCGCTTGGGAAATTCTTTTTTCAGCATTTCAGATTATGCAAAATTCAATTGTTACCGAAAAGTTAAAACAATCACAGCCGGATATTTTAATTAAAATAGATATTCAAAATGTACGTGTTCACGAATTTTACAAAGCCGAAAATATATTTCAGCAGGCAATTCCTTATAAAGATGAGTTGAAATTCAAAATTGAAAAGTTGCTAAATCAATCTAAAAATATTTAG